Part of the Mycolicibacterium mengxianglii genome is shown below.
GTATCGCAACCGGACGCGAGTTTTGGCGGCACGGGCAACAGCGGTACAGTGGCGTCATCATGTTTTTCATGCAGCGGGTGCTCCTTCTCGGACGCCGCGACGGGGTCTGATCTGGACCGGCTTCCCGTCGCGGGTGTTTCGCGATGCGCCGGTCTCGACCTTTTCGAAGGTCTCCCGAACACAGACCCGGAGCTATTTCATGACTGATTCATCTACGTTCTCGCAGCCGTCTTCGGCTGACTCCGCCGACGCATTCAGCTCGGTACGCACCATCAAAACCCCCGCCGGCGCCCCCAACCCCGGCCAGCCCGCATGGAACACCCAGCGCGCCAGCTCAATGCCGGTGAACCGGTACCGCAGCTTCGCCGCCGAGGTGCCGGGTGGGAGCCCGGCATCGGGCCCGGTGCAGGTTCCTTTCGACCGCACCTGGCCGGACAAGGTCATCGACCGCGCGCCGTCCTGGTGCGCCGTCGACCTGCGTGACGGCAACCAGGCACTGATCGACCCGATGAGCCCGGCCCGCAAGCGCCGCATGTTCGACCTGCTGGTGCGAATGGGCTACAAGGAGATCGAGGTCGGCTTCCCCTCGGCCAGCCAGACCGATTTCGATTTCGTCCGCGAGATCATCACCGAAGGCGCGATCCCCGATGACGTGACAATCCAGGTGCTGACCCAGTGCCGCCCGGAGCTGATCACCCGCACCTTCGAAGCCTGCGCCGGCGCCCCCCGCGTAATCGTGCACTTCTACAACTCGACGTCGATCCTGCAGCGGCGCGTGGTGTTCCGCGCCGATCGGGCTGCGGTCCAGAAGATCGCCACCGACGGCGCCCGCCTGTGTGTCGAGGAGGCCGCCAAGCACCCGGACACGTTCTGGCGGTTCGAGTACTCCCCCGAGTCCTACACCGGCACCGAACTGGAGTACGCCAAGCAGGTCTGCGACGCGGTATCCGAGATCGTCGCACCCACCCCGGAGCGGCCACTGATCATCAACCTGCCCGCGACCGTCGAGATGGCCACCCCCAATGTCTACGCCGACTCGATCGAGTGGATGCACCGTAACTTGGCCCGCCGCGACTCGATCATCCTGAGCCTGCATCCGCACAACGACCGCGGAACTGCCGTGGCAGCAGCAGAATTGGGCTATCAGGCCGGTGCCGACCGCATCGAGGGCTGCCTGTTCGGCAACGGCGAACGCACCGGCAACGTCTGCCTGGTGACGCTGGGCCTGAACCTGTTCAGC
Proteins encoded:
- the leuA gene encoding 2-isopropylmalate synthase, whose amino-acid sequence is MTDSSTFSQPSSADSADAFSSVRTIKTPAGAPNPGQPAWNTQRASSMPVNRYRSFAAEVPGGSPASGPVQVPFDRTWPDKVIDRAPSWCAVDLRDGNQALIDPMSPARKRRMFDLLVRMGYKEIEVGFPSASQTDFDFVREIITEGAIPDDVTIQVLTQCRPELITRTFEACAGAPRVIVHFYNSTSILQRRVVFRADRAAVQKIATDGARLCVEEAAKHPDTFWRFEYSPESYTGTELEYAKQVCDAVSEIVAPTPERPLIINLPATVEMATPNVYADSIEWMHRNLARRDSIILSLHPHNDRGTAVAAAELGYQAGADRIEGCLFGNGERTGNVCLVTLGLNLFSRGVDPQIDFSNIDEIRRTVEYCNQLPVHERHPYGGDLVYTAFSGSHQDAINKGLDAMKSAADAADSDVDDMLWEVPYLPIDPKDVGRTYEAVIRVNSQSGKGGVAYIMKADHGLALPRRLQIEFSQAIQKITDGEGGEVSPKEMWEAFHQEYLAPVVPLERIRQKVDAAEVDGGTDSITAVVKIDGTETEIVGAGNGPLAAFCDALSTRGIQVSVLDYSEHAMSAGEEAKAAAYVEASVDGKTVWGVGIATSITTASLRAVVSAVNRAARG